The following is a genomic window from Pyricularia oryzae 70-15 chromosome 5, whole genome shotgun sequence.
CTCTGGTCACTCGTATTGAAAGATCCCCGCATTTCCATACAGTCTTTCAGGCGAATTTTCGAGCACACATCCAACATGCAGCTCCGCGGGTCTTTGGCAGGGCTCTCGGAAGAAAGCCCGGTCACCTTGACACCCACGGAGCCCGAGGATATGTGGCACGCGAACAATCTGATACGAAACCAAGACATCCTCAAGGGCCATGCCATCCGACGAGTGACGACAGAAAACAGTACCGGCCACACGACCTCGAACCGGGTACACACGGAGCTCACCCTGCGCGTAACCTCGACACTCTTCGATCCTGCCGCCTCTGCACTTCACGTTTCGGGAATCGTCACGGTAGAGAACGACGTCGTGCCGCTGGGCAAGTACCACACCCTCGATCTCGAGCTGAACCGGCCATTCACACTATGGAAGAAGGACGGCTGGGACTCGGTTGCCGTCGAGGCGCTTCGCGACGCCCTCAACACGGACAGGGATGGCGCTGTCGCGGCCATCGTAATGCAGGACAACTTTGCCAACATCTGCCTAATCAGCGACTACCAGACACTAATCAAACAGCGCGTCGAGAGCAGCGGCTCGGCCAAGGGAGGATCCTCTGGCCGGAACGCTAGCAAACGCGATGGCCCTGACGCCAAGACCACCAAGTTTTTCCGGATGACTCTCGATACTCTGCTGCGCAACATAGATTTCAAGGGAGAGGCGCGGCCGTTGCTGCTGGCGTCGCCGGGCTACACGGCACAAAAGTTCCGAGATTTCATCAAGGAGGAGGCAGCGCGGACGCGCGACAAGATGCTGGCGCAAATAGTTAAGAACACGGTCGTGGTGCATTCGAGCTCGGGCAACGTCTACTCGCTCAACGAAGTCCTCAAAAGCCAGGAGGTGTTGAAGCAGATGAAGACGATGAAGTCCGCCCTCAGCTCCAGGGGTATGGACGACCTCGAAGCCATGATTCGGGCGGATGATGGTCGCGCGTGCTACGGGTACAGCACTGTCAAGAAGGCCGTCGAAGAGGGCGCGGCCGGACGCGGCGGTGGGGTGCTCTACATCAACAATGCGCTCTTCCGGAGTCAGGACATCGAGGAGCGTAAAAAGTACGTGGCGATAGTGGACAAGGTCAAGGAGGATGGCGGCGAGGTCAGGGTGCTAAGCAG
Proteins encoded in this region:
- a CDS encoding translation factor pelota, giving the protein MQLRGSLAGLSEESPVTLTPTEPEDMWHANNLIRNQDILKGHAIRRVTTENSTGHTTSNRVHTELTLRVTSTLFDPAASALHVSGIVTVENDVVPLGKYHTLDLELNRPFTLWKKDGWDSVAVEALRDALNTDRDGAVAAIVMQDNFANICLISDYQTLIKQRVESSGSAKGGSSGRNASKRDGPDAKTTKFFRMTLDTLLRNIDFKGEARPLLLASPGYTAQKFRDFIKEEAARTRDKMLAQIVKNTVVVHSSSGNVYSLNEVLKSQEVLKQMKTMKSALSSRGMDDLEAMIRADDGRACYGYSTVKKAVEEGAAGRGGGVLYINNALFRSQDIEERKKYVAIVDKVKEDGGEVRVLSSDHEAGAKLQALGGVAAMLTYPLVFDDDSDEDAEDQEGDATVPTDAGRKTGAII